One Xiphophorus maculatus strain JP 163 A chromosome 10, X_maculatus-5.0-male, whole genome shotgun sequence genomic region harbors:
- the nubp2 gene encoding cytosolic Fe-S cluster assembly factor NUBP2, protein MEQNNEGSLAQVRHVVLVLSGKGGVGKSTITTELALALRHAGKKVGILDVDLCGPSIPRMLSVGRPEVHQCDTGWVPVYTDAQKSLALMSIGFLMEDPDEAVVWRGPKKTALIGQFVSDVAWGELDVLLVDTPPGTSDEHLAVLENLKKHKVDGAVLVTTPQAVSTGDVRREITFCKKTGVRILGIVENMSGFVCPHCSECSNIFSKGGGEELAKLTGSVFLGSVPLDPLLSASIEEGKDFAQSFPDSSTFSAISTISQTLLNSLQTD, encoded by the exons ATGGAGCAGAACAATG AGGGGAGTCTGGCCCAGGTTCGCCatgttgttttggttctgtcGGGAAAAGGAGGAGTTGGGAAGAGCACCATCACCACAGAGTTAGCTTTGGCTCTGAGGCATGCAGGCAAAAAG gtTGGGATTCTTGACGTTGACCTTTGTGGGCCAAGTATCCCCCGCATGCTGAGCGTCGGCCGACCAGAGGTGCATCAGTGCGACACCGGATGGGTCCCAGTCTACACAGACGCTCAGAAGAGTCTGGCTCTGATGTCCATCGGTTTCCTGATGGAAGACCCGGATGAAGCTGTGGTGTGGAGAGGCCCGAAGAAAACCG CTTTGATTGGCCAGTTTGTGTCGGATGTAGCGTGGGGGGAGCTGGACGTGCTGCTGGTCGACACGCCGCCGGGGACGTCGGACGAGCATCTGGCCGTGCTGGAAAAccttaaaaaacataaagtggACGGAGCCGTTTTGGTCACCACTCCTCAG GCCGTGTCTACAGGGGATGTGAGGAGAGAAATCACTTTCTGTAAGAAAACCGGAGTTCGGATCCTGGGAATTGTAGAAAACATGAGTGGCTTTGTTTGCCCTCACTGCTCC GAATGCAGCAATATTTTCTCAAAGGGTGGCGGTGAAGAACTGGCCAAACTGACCGGATCCGTGTTTCTAG GTTCGGTACCGTTGGATCCGCTCCTCAGCGCCAGCATAGAGGAAGGCAAAGACTTTGCACAGTCATTTCCTGACAGCTCCACATTCAGCGCCATCAGCACAATTTCTCAAACGTTACTCAACAGCCTCCAAacagactga
- the LOC102230164 gene encoding V-type proton ATPase 16 kDa proteolipid subunit-like produces MSGTTPEYSPFFAVMGASAAMVFSALGAAYGTAKSGTGIAAMSVMRPELIMKSIIPVVMAGIIAIYGLVVAVLIANNISDKITLYKSFLHLGAGLSVGLSGLAAGFAIGIVGDAGVRGTAQQPRLFVGMILILIFAEVLGLYGLIVALILSTK; encoded by the exons ATGTCGGGCACAACCCCAGAGTACTCACCGTTCTTCGCAGTGATGGGAGCCTCCGCGGCTATGGTGTTCAGCG CCTTGGGAGCGGCCTACGGCACGGCTAAGAGCGGCACAGGCATCGCCGCCATGTCTGTGATGCGGCCGGAGCTCATCATGAAGTCCATCATCCCCGTGGTCATGGCTGGTATCATAGCCATCTACGGGCTGGTAGTAGCAGTGCTGATCGCCAACAACATCTCAGACAAAATCACTCTTTACAA GAGTTTCCTCCACCTGGGCGCCGGGCTGAGCGTGGGCCTGAGCGGCTTGGCGGCCGGCTTCGCCATCGGCATCGTGGGCGACGCCGGCGTGCGGGGAACGGCCCAGCAGCCCCGGCTTTTCGTGGGCATGATCCTCATCCTGATTTTCGCCGAGGTCCTGGGTCTGTACGGGCTCATCGTCGCCCTCATCCTCTCCACGAAGTAA
- the tbc1d24 gene encoding TBC1 domain family member 24 isoform X2: MAEEDYGTFVDWNQMGDLATSSGPTKVDCKELKEFKQMARQGYWAKNHKLRAQVYQQLIKSIPCRTVTPDAEVYRDIIGDAAAKKPSSHIPLPEFVDGNPVPRYCLKVDAVASAHRIINCVAGQFPDISHCPSLPALTALLLHFSKDEAQCFEHVSRILACNEPGKRLLDQTFLAYESSCMTFGDLANKYCTAAHKLIVGTAQDVLEVYADWQRWVLGDLPFGHMVRVLDVYLVEGYKVLYRVAIALLKFYRKHKTGGQAGQNQQLDSGKIRSDIQAFIRGIGSTVTPEKLLEKSFSIRLINRKEITLLQLTNEKSLQQKGITVKQKRRNVQLALNPDTFSSEVVSAKEMHDIWSWIPERFALCQPELLFTTSTHGCSLSRFYSHCEGHEPTLLLIRTTDGDVCGAYLSSDWEDRKRGGNKLSYFGTGECFVFRLKPEMERYEWVVIRHPELASAIRPADPDDPAAADSPSADQSLQEPDKPPGELSPFLAARHFNLNSKNTSMFMAGNFDSIIVGGGGESNALFIDAELNHGHTGRCTTFDNPPLCKESFQISLLEVWGFQDAMAH; this comes from the exons ATGGCTGAGGAAGACTATGGCACGTTTGTGGACTGGAACCAGATGGGGGATCTGGCGACGAGCAGCGGGCCCACCAAGGTGGACTGCAAAGAGCTGAAGGAGTTCAAACAGATGGCTCGCCAAGGCTACTGGGCCAAGAACCACAAACTGCGGGCTCAGGTCTACCAGCAGCTCATCAAGTCCATTCCGTGCCGCACCGTTACGCCGGATGCAGAGGTGTACCGTGACATCATAGGTGACGCCGCCGCGAAGAAGCCGTCGTCTCACATCCCGCTGCCGGAGTTCGTGGACGGAAATCCGGTGCCGCGGTACTGCTTGAAGGTGGACGCGGTGGCCTCGGCGCACCGGATCATCAACTGCGTGGCGGGGCAGTTCCCAGACATCTCGCATTGCCCCTCCCTCCCGGCGCTCACCGCGCTGCTCCTCCACTTCAGCAAAGACGAGGCGCAGTGTTTCGAACACGTCAGCCGCATCCTGGCCTGCAACGAGCCGGGCAAACGGCTGCTGGACCAAACCTTCCTGGCCTACGAGTCCAGCTGCATGACCTTCGGCGACCTGGCCAACAAGTACTGCACGGCTGCGCACAAACTGATAGTCGGCACCGCCCAGGACGTGCTGGAGGTCTACGCCGACTGGCAGCGCTGGGTGCTGGGCGACCTGCCGTTCGGCCACATGGTCCGGGTCCTGGATGTGTATCTGGTGGAGGGCTACAAGGTCCTCTACCGCGTTGCCATCGCCTTGCTCAAGTTTTACCGCAAACACAAAACGGGAGGCCAAGCGGGACAGAACCAGCAGCTCGACTCGGGGAAAATCCGGTCAGATATTCAGGCGTTCATCAGAGGCATCGGTTCCACCGTCACGCCGGAGAAACTGCTGGAAAAGTCCTTCTCCATCCGCCTGATCAACCGCAAGGAGATTACGCTGCTGCAGCTCACCAACGAGAAGTCGCTGCAGCAGAAAGGAATCACCGTCAAACAGAAGAG GCGGAACGTGCAGCTGGCTCTGAATCCTGACACGTTTTCCTCAGAGGTCGTCAGCGCCAAGGAGATGCACGACATCTGGTCTTGGATCCCGGAACGCTTCGCCCTCTGCCAGCCGGAGCTCCTCTTCACCACCTCCACCCACGGCTGCAGCCTCAGCAG GTTCTACTCTCACTGCGAAGGCCATGAACCCACCCTGCTCCTGATCCGAACCACCGATGGAGAT GTGTGTGGAGCCTACCTGTCGTCAGACTGGGAGGACAGGAAACGTGGAGGCAACAAGCTGAGCTATTTTGGCACTGGGGAGTGTTTCGTATTCAGG ctgaagccTGAGATGGAGCGCTACGAGTGGGTGGTGATCCGCCACCCTGAGTTGGCGTCGGCCATCCGGCCCGCGGATCCGGATGATCCGGCCGCCGCCGACAGTCCGAGCGCAGACCAGAGCCTCCAGGAGCCTGACAAACCTCCTGGAGAACTGTCGCCGTTTCTGGCTGCGCGCCACTTCAACCTCAACTCCAAAAACACGTCGATGTTCATGGCTGGGAACTTCGACTCCATCATCGTGG GAGGCGGCGGCGAGAGCAACGCGCTGTTCATCGACGCGGAGCTGAACCACGGCCACACCGGCCGCTGCACCACCTTCGACAACCCGCCGCTCTGCAAGGAGAGCTTCCAGATTTCCCTGCTGGAGGTGTGGGGCTTCCAGGACGCCATGGCCcactga
- the tbc1d24 gene encoding TBC1 domain family member 24 isoform X1, with the protein MAEEDYGTFVDWNQMGDLATSSGPTKVDCKELKEFKQMARQGYWAKNHKLRAQVYQQLIKSIPCRTVTPDAEVYRDIIGDAAAKKPSSHIPLPEFVDGNPVPRYCLKVDAVASAHRIINCVAGQFPDISHCPSLPALTALLLHFSKDEAQCFEHVSRILACNEPGKRLLDQTFLAYESSCMTFGDLANKYCTAAHKLIVGTAQDVLEVYADWQRWVLGDLPFGHMVRVLDVYLVEGYKVLYRVAIALLKFYRKHKTGGQAGQNQQLDSGKIRSDIQAFIRGIGSTVTPEKLLEKSFSIRLINRKEITLLQLTNEKSLQQKGITVKQKSIRRNVQLALNPDTFSSEVVSAKEMHDIWSWIPERFALCQPELLFTTSTHGCSLSRFYSHCEGHEPTLLLIRTTDGDVCGAYLSSDWEDRKRGGNKLSYFGTGECFVFRLKPEMERYEWVVIRHPELASAIRPADPDDPAAADSPSADQSLQEPDKPPGELSPFLAARHFNLNSKNTSMFMAGNFDSIIVGGGGESNALFIDAELNHGHTGRCTTFDNPPLCKESFQISLLEVWGFQDAMAH; encoded by the exons ATGGCTGAGGAAGACTATGGCACGTTTGTGGACTGGAACCAGATGGGGGATCTGGCGACGAGCAGCGGGCCCACCAAGGTGGACTGCAAAGAGCTGAAGGAGTTCAAACAGATGGCTCGCCAAGGCTACTGGGCCAAGAACCACAAACTGCGGGCTCAGGTCTACCAGCAGCTCATCAAGTCCATTCCGTGCCGCACCGTTACGCCGGATGCAGAGGTGTACCGTGACATCATAGGTGACGCCGCCGCGAAGAAGCCGTCGTCTCACATCCCGCTGCCGGAGTTCGTGGACGGAAATCCGGTGCCGCGGTACTGCTTGAAGGTGGACGCGGTGGCCTCGGCGCACCGGATCATCAACTGCGTGGCGGGGCAGTTCCCAGACATCTCGCATTGCCCCTCCCTCCCGGCGCTCACCGCGCTGCTCCTCCACTTCAGCAAAGACGAGGCGCAGTGTTTCGAACACGTCAGCCGCATCCTGGCCTGCAACGAGCCGGGCAAACGGCTGCTGGACCAAACCTTCCTGGCCTACGAGTCCAGCTGCATGACCTTCGGCGACCTGGCCAACAAGTACTGCACGGCTGCGCACAAACTGATAGTCGGCACCGCCCAGGACGTGCTGGAGGTCTACGCCGACTGGCAGCGCTGGGTGCTGGGCGACCTGCCGTTCGGCCACATGGTCCGGGTCCTGGATGTGTATCTGGTGGAGGGCTACAAGGTCCTCTACCGCGTTGCCATCGCCTTGCTCAAGTTTTACCGCAAACACAAAACGGGAGGCCAAGCGGGACAGAACCAGCAGCTCGACTCGGGGAAAATCCGGTCAGATATTCAGGCGTTCATCAGAGGCATCGGTTCCACCGTCACGCCGGAGAAACTGCTGGAAAAGTCCTTCTCCATCCGCCTGATCAACCGCAAGGAGATTACGCTGCTGCAGCTCACCAACGAGAAGTCGCTGCAGCAGAAAGGAATCACCGTCAAACAGAAGAG CATTAG GCGGAACGTGCAGCTGGCTCTGAATCCTGACACGTTTTCCTCAGAGGTCGTCAGCGCCAAGGAGATGCACGACATCTGGTCTTGGATCCCGGAACGCTTCGCCCTCTGCCAGCCGGAGCTCCTCTTCACCACCTCCACCCACGGCTGCAGCCTCAGCAG GTTCTACTCTCACTGCGAAGGCCATGAACCCACCCTGCTCCTGATCCGAACCACCGATGGAGAT GTGTGTGGAGCCTACCTGTCGTCAGACTGGGAGGACAGGAAACGTGGAGGCAACAAGCTGAGCTATTTTGGCACTGGGGAGTGTTTCGTATTCAGG ctgaagccTGAGATGGAGCGCTACGAGTGGGTGGTGATCCGCCACCCTGAGTTGGCGTCGGCCATCCGGCCCGCGGATCCGGATGATCCGGCCGCCGCCGACAGTCCGAGCGCAGACCAGAGCCTCCAGGAGCCTGACAAACCTCCTGGAGAACTGTCGCCGTTTCTGGCTGCGCGCCACTTCAACCTCAACTCCAAAAACACGTCGATGTTCATGGCTGGGAACTTCGACTCCATCATCGTGG GAGGCGGCGGCGAGAGCAACGCGCTGTTCATCGACGCGGAGCTGAACCACGGCCACACCGGCCGCTGCACCACCTTCGACAACCCGCCGCTCTGCAAGGAGAGCTTCCAGATTTCCCTGCTGGAGGTGTGGGGCTTCCAGGACGCCATGGCCcactga